The genomic stretch TTTAATCAGTAAATAGCCCTTTTGATTGTCTGCAACGCCTGCATAAGCAGGCAACTTACTCGTATCAACCTTAAAGACATTCGACATCGTTACTTCAGTGAGCCCTTGTGCATTTTTACGATCGACGATCACTGGCGTAATCCAATCTAAGTTAGCCACCTCTTTAGACGACTTGAGACTGGCAAGTGATGCTGCTCCTTTATCAATCGCTAGTTTAGTTGCTTTCTCAATCTTCAATAAATCAGCAATGCCTCCTTTAACTTCATCAAAGCTGCGAGGCGCAGATGGCTTGTAGTCAACTACGCGCGCGGATACAAGGGTATTGTTAGACACTTCAACCGCTTCAGTATTTCGTTTATCTTTGAGCACATCACTGCTAAAGACTAAAGTCATCAGCCTATCGCTCTTAAAGAATTTAGCACCATCAACGAAACTCATCCACTCACTCTTTTGAACAGGAACGCCATAAGTATCTGCCACAGGCTGCAAACTTGAAGACTGCTCATAAACCGTCGCACTAAATGCTTCTGCTTGTTCCGCAAACTTAGCAAGCGCTTTCTGGTACATAAGTTCAGCACGAATCTGCGGTTTGAGCTGTTCAAATCCTTGGCCTTGACCAAGGATTTCGTTTAATTTGATAATGTGATAACCAAAGTCAGATTGCACTAAACCGCTCACATCACCTTGCTTCATTGAAAAGGCTGCATCTTCAAATGGCTTGACCATAGCACCTCGACCAAAAGCGCCTAAATCACCGCCTTTTTCCGCAGAACCTGGATCCTGAGAATATTTCTTAGCGAGTTCAGCAAACTTTGCTGGATTCTTTTTGACTTCAGCTAATACTTGCTCGGCTTTCTTCTTTGCCTCAGCCTTAGCTTCTGGCGTGGCTGATGCTGAAAAACCAATTAAAATATGGCTAGCACGACGCTGCTCATCCCCTTGAAATTTTGATGCATTTTCATCATAAAATTTCTTAGCTTCATCTTCCGTAGTTTGCATTTTGGGAATTAATGTATTTGCAGAGAGCATTACATATTCAAGTTTTACCTGTTCTGGCACTTTGAATTTATCTTTATGTTTCTCGTAGTAAGCTTTAACTTCACTAGGATCAACATTCACTTGTGAAATAAAATCAGCCGTTTTAATTTCTGCAACGCTCACCTCACGTTGTTGATGCTCAACGACCAATGACGCGTTTTCAACTGCTTTTGAGGTAAACGCTAAGCCTGGAATGCCATCACGTACTTGCTGCAACAACATCTCGCCACGCATTTTTTTCTCAAATTGAGAAGGCGTCATTTGATTCTGACTTAATAGTCGGTCGTAAACCTCTTGAGAGAACTTACCACCCTCTTGAAACTCGGGCAAACTAGTAATGAATTGTGCTAGTTGCTCATTGGTAATTTTGAAGTTGCTGTTTGAAACTTCAGCATTAAAGAGCCTGGTGTTAATAAGACGATCCAACACAGATTGCTTCACCTCCGGTGAGTCCAGAGCGCTAATATCCTTTGGGTTTTCTTTTTGCAAACGATCACGAAGGCTTTGCATGGCATTACGATATTCTTGCACAGAAATTGTGGCGCCATCGACCTTTGCAACCGAGGCACCTGCACCGGCGTCTTTTAAGTAAGCATCGATACCAAACAAAGCGAATGGTACTGTAATTAAAGTTAAAATCAGCTTAGCGACCCAGCCTTTAGAATGTGCGCGAATAACTTCCAGCATAACAATAACACCTTAAATTGAATAAGTAAGAGCAGTTTATTAAGTCAGTAAATCTATCAAAAAGTTCTAAATTTACCTGTTGAAACAAGCCAGTAATTTAATAAACGCTGAATTGTAAATAATATGTAAATATACCATACAAGCGCAAGCCATGACAGGCTTAAGGTCACAAGCTTTTATTAACATGCGACGATAATATGAGATTTAAATTCGTTAAGGTAGAAAGCAAAAAAGCGAATCTTTCGATTCGCTTTTTTCTTGGCGGAGTGGACGGGACTCGAACCCGCGACCCCCGGCGTGACAGGCCGGTATTCTAACCAACTGAACTACCACTCCAAAACTATGCGCTACATATAAAACGATGTAACGACTTTTCTACGCTGGTTGAATGGTGGGTGATGACGGGGTCGAACCGCCGACATTCGCCTTGTAAGGGCGACGCTCTACCAACTGAGCTAATCACCCATTCGTTAACCAACGAAGAACGCTAGTTTACAGCATCCTTGAGCGCTTTACCAGCCCTAAATTTAGGAGAATTAGCTGCTTTGATAGAAATTGTTGCACCAGTACGTGGATTACGGCCGTTACGAGCAGCACGCTTACCTACATAAAATGTACCGAAACCGATAAGTGTAACCAAATCACCTTTTTTCAATGCGCCAGTTACTGCTGATGTTGTTGCATCCAATGCACGGCCTGCTGCAGCCTTTGAGATTCCAGCGGCTTTTGCGATTTGGTCGATTAGCTCTGATTTATTCACTTGTATCCCCTTGCGTTATTATTTATAAAACAGGCCATTAAAAGTCCTGCTGTTTTACTTTATAGCAAGTGTCAAAAGCCTGTGTCAAGCCTTTAAGTCCAAATATTCCATTAATGCTTGGTTATTACCACAGCCTCAGCTTCTTTAGCATCAGCAACGGGGATCACCTCAATCGTTGGTTCAGGCATTTTTTCCAAGGCAAACTCTAAAACCTCATCAATCCATTTAACTGGATGAATAACCAAGCAGTTCTTTACATTGTCAGGAATCTCAATGAGATCTTTAAGATTTTGATCCGGGATCAAAACCGTTTTGATTCCACCGCGATGAGCTGCCAACAACTTTTCTTTTAAGCCGCCGATTGGTAACACTTCGCCACGCAAGGTAATTTCACCCGTCATTGCAACATCTGCACGCACTGGTATGTTAGTTAATACTGAAACAAGTGCAGTCGTAATGCCGATACCAGCACTCGGGCCATCCTTAGGCGTCGCACCCTCAGGGAAGTGAATATGAATGTCATTCTTTTCATAAAAATCTTCAGGAATGCCTAAGCGTTTAGCACGGCTTCGCACCACACTCATCGCCGCTTGAATCGACTCTTGCATTACGTCACCAAGCTTACCCGTGGTAATTGTCTTGCCTTTTCCTGGCATTGCTACTGACTCAATCGTCAGCAAATCACCGCCCACTTGCGTCCAAGCCAACCCTGTCACCTGACCAATTTGATTTTCTTTTGCAGCCAAGCCGTAATCAAAACGTTGAACACCCAAATACTTCTCAACGGCTTCTGGCGTCACAACAATTTGCTCAACCTTGCCGTCTTTGGGTAAGCTTAGTTTTGTTGTCAAAATATCTTTAACAACCTTACGGCAAATCTTAGAGATTTCTCTATCTAAACTCCGAACGCCCGCCTCACGTGTGTAGTAACGAATGATTTCCTGCACAGATGCTTCAGAAATTTCAATCTCACCCGCTTTTAAACCATGCGCTTTTAACTGCTTAGGCACCAAGTAACGCATCGCAATATTGAGTTTTTCATCTTCTGTATATCCAGCAAGACGAATAATCTCCATACGATCCATCAAGGCCTCTGGAATATTGAGTGAGTTAGACGTTGCCACAAACATCACATCGGACAAGTCGTATTCAACTTCAACGTAATGATCGACAAAAGTATGGTTTTGCTCTGGATCAAGCACCTCAAGCAATGCAGATGAAGGATCACCACGCATATCTTGACCCATCTTATCCACCTCATCCAATAAGAATAAAGGATTCTTTACGGATACTTTTGCCATGCTTTGCAAAATCTTACCTGGCATAGAGCCAATATAAGTGCGGCGATGACCACGAATCTCAGATTCATCACGCACACCACCCAAAGCAACGCGCACAAATTTACGGTTAATTGCTTTGGCAATACTCTGACCAAGCGAAGTCTTACCCACGCCAGGAGGACCAACCAAACATAAGATTGGCGCTTTTGATTTATCAACACGTTGTTGAACAGCAAGATACTCAACAATACGCTCTTTCACTTTCTCAAGACCGTAATGATCTTCATCAAGGATACGTTGCGCCTCAACCAAGTCTTTATGGATTTTGGTCTTCTTCTTCCAAGGCAGATTAACCAATGTTTCAATGTAGTTACGAACCACGCTTGCTTCCGCAGACATCGGCGACATCATTCTTAGCTTCTTCATTTCTGAATTAGCTTTATCCAACGCCTCTTTTGGCATTTTTGCGGCATCAATTTTCTTAGCTAACTCATCGATATCCGCATTTTCGTCCTGCTCGCCAAGCTCTTTCTGAATCGCTTTGACTTGCTCATTCAAATAGTACTCACGCTGACTCTTTTCCATTTGGCGCTTTACTCGCCCACGGATGCGTTTCTCTACCTGCAAGATATCAATCTCGCCCTCCATCACGCCAAGCAAATGCTCAAGACGTTGAGAGACGCTAAACATCTCAAGAATGCTTTGTTTTTCTTCCAGTTTTAATGTTAAGTGCGCTGTAATCGTGTCAGCCAAACGACTTGCATCTTCGATCGTTGCAAGTGAAGTCAAAATCTCAGGTGGGATTTTTTTATTGAGTTTGACGTATTGGTCAAACTGCGTAAAAACAGTGCGCATCAATGCTTGCACTTCATGGTCATCTTCTGGTGTATCAACAATGACTTCAGCTTTCGCAGTAAAACACTCTTCCGTATCTTGAAACTCAACCAATTTAGCGCGGCTAACACCTTCAACCAACACCTTTACCGTACCATCAGGCAACTTAAGCATCTGAAGTACGGTTGCAATCGTGCCGACTTCATAGAGGTCAGAAGCATCAGGTTCGTCTTTATTTGCGGACTTCTGTGCCACCAAAAAGATTTGCTTGTTACCTTCAGAGGCAATCTCAAGGGCTTTTACTGATTTAGCACGCCCCACAAAAAGTGGAATCACCAAATGCGGATAAACGACCACATCGCGTAATGGCAATAGCGGCAAAAATCCTGCATCTGGGGTAAAAGTTGGCAATGTTTGTTCTGTCATGAGAAAGCCTTTAGCGTTAGCTTCGTTCGGCGATATACCAAACGTGTATGCAATCTAGTTGGGGATTAACGCTGACGCTTCAAGTGCCAGCGTTAATTATTTTTCAGTATTTGGATTTCAGTTAAATTAAATACTCAAAGAACTTATTTAACTAGCTGAATCGGCCGTGCGCGGCTCTTCTGAGTAAATCAAGATCGGTGGATTATCACCTTTGATCGTGCCCTCATCGACCACAACCTTGCTCAGGTTAGTCATGGAAGGTAAATCAAACATGATTTCAAGCAAGGCATGCTCCATAATAGAGCGCAAACCACGCGCACCCGTCTTACGTTCAAGTGCTTTTTTTGAGATCAAGCGAAGCGCTTCTTCACGGAACTCCAACTCAACACCTTCCATCTTGAAGAGCTTAGCAAACTGTTTAGTTAATGCATTCTTAGGCTCAACCAAAATTGTCATGAGCGCGTTTTCATCGAGCGACTCCAAAGTCGCAATCGCAGGCAAGCGACCCACGAACTCAGGAATTAAACCAAATTTAATTAAGTCCTCTGGCTCAACGTCGCGTAACACTTCACCGATCGCACGCGAGTCTTCTTTGCTCTTTACTTCAGCACCAAAGCCAATACCACCTTTTTCGGAGCGTCGACGAATTACCTTATCCAAGCCATCAAATGCACCACCACAAATGAAAAGAATATTAGTCGTATCTAACTGAACGAACTCTTGGTTTGGATGCTTACGACCGCCTTGAGGCGGCACAGAAGCCACAGTTCCCTCGATTAATTTAAGCAAGGCTTGTTGCACGCCCTCTCCAGAAACATCACGAGTAATGGATGGATTCTCTGACTTACGTGAAATCTTGTCGATTTCATCGATATAAACAATGCCACGCTGCGCTTTATCAATGTCATAGTCACATTTTTGAAGCAACTTTTGCATGATGTTTTCAACGTCTTCACCGACATAACCAGCTTCAGTCAATGTGGTTGCATCCGCCATCACGAATGGCACATCCAAAAGACGCGCTAGCGTTTGTGCAAGCAAGGTCTTACCTGAGCCAGTAGGGCCAATCACTAAAATGTTACTCTTAGCGATTTCCACATCATCTTTTGCAGTTGGTTGACCTAAACGCTTGTAATGGTTGTAAACCGCCACAGCCAAGCTTTTCTTAGCTTGCACCTGACCAATGACATATTGATCAAGGTTTGCACAGATCTCTTTTGGTGTTGGCAACTTTTTGTCGCTAACTTTTTCGCCATCAGCAGTTTGCGCCTCTTCACGAATAATGTCGTTACAAAGTTCAACGCACTCATCACAAATGAATACAGATGGGCCAGCAATCAGTTTTTTAACTTCATGCTGACTTTTACCGCAAAACGAACAATAAAGTAGTTTTTCGTCTGATGCGTTTGTAGTCATTAACTATTCCTAATATTTCTATATGAATTTGATGCTGATTTGTAGCAAAGCCAACTAAGCAGCTTCAGGACGATTTTCAATCACTTTATCAATCAAGCCGTAAGCAACTGATTGCTCAGCGCTCATGAAATTGTCACGCTCTGTATCGCGGTCAATTTCATCCGCTGTGCGACCCGTGTGGTGCGCCAAAATTTCATTGAGCTTCGCACGCAAATACAAAATCTCTTTCGCGTGAATCTCAATATCCGTTGACTGACCTTGGAAGCCGCCAGATGGTTGGTGAATCATAATGCGAGAGTTTGGTAAGCTAAAACGCTTATCTTTAGCGCCTGCAGCTAATAAGAAAGCACCCATACTCGCCGCTTGACCAATACACAAAGTACTCACGTCAGGCTTGATGAATTGCATGGTGTCATAAATAGACATCCCTGCAGTCACAGAGCCGCCAGGTGAATTGATGTAAAGCGAAATATCCTTATCTGGATTTTCCGCTTCCAAAAACAATAGCTGGGCCACAACTAAGTTGGCCGTCATGTCATTCACTGGACCAACCAAGAAAATCACGCGTTCTTTAAGTAGGCGTGAGTAAATGTCATAAGAGCGCTCACCACGGCCGCTTTGTTCAACGACCATAGGGATATAACCAAGACCTTGCGTATCCATGGAATTCATCATGTCCTTCATCTCGTGGCGACTAGTTGTATGCATTAAGCGTTACCCATCAAATCGTCAAATTTAACTTTTTTGTCTGTTACTTTTGCGGCAGACAATACCCAGTTCACAACGTTTTCTTCAGTTGCCAAGGCTGCAGGCTCATCAAGACGCTTAACGTCATCGTAGTACCAACGCACAACATCTTCAGGACGCTCAAAGCTGACTGAGAATTGGTCAACCATTGCACGCACTTGGTCAGCATCGGCTTGTAATGCATGCTCATTTACCAAATGCATCAACACCAAGCGCAATGTCGCGCCGCGCTTTGCTTGATCTTCAAACATTGAAGGCTCAAGTGTCACGTTGGCCAAATCAACACCACGTTGTTGCAAGTTGTGACGTGACATTTGCATCAAGCGATCGATTTCCATACCAAGCAACGCATTAGGTAAATCAAATTTAGCATTTGCAACTAGCGCATCAAACACTTGTTCTTTCACATTCTGACGAACGCGCTTAGTTACTTCTTGTGACAAGCTTTCTTTGATTTCAGCTTTCATTTTTTCAACATCGCCGTCATCAACGCCCAATGTTTTCGCAAAAGCAGCATCAATTTCAGGCAGCTTGACTTCAGCCACCTCAACGAAATTCACCTTGTATGAAACTGTTTTACCAGCCAACTGCTCTGGTTGATGGTCTGCAGGATAAACAATCTCAAACGTTGCTTCCGCGCCCGCTTTAGCACCAAGCAAATGCTCATCAAATTGTGGGACACGACCACCTTCGCCAATCACCAAATCAATCGTTTGACCGCCAGTGCTTTCAACTTCATTGCCGTCAATTGATGCGGACAAGCCAAGTTTCACCTTGTCACCTTTTTTAGCTGCACGTTTAACTGGTTCATAAGTGGCACGCTGCTTCACAAGCACATCCAATGTTCTGTTTACATCTGCTGCTGCCACATCTAAAACTGGACGCTCGATTTTGACTTTACTTAAATCACCGATTTCAACTTCCGGAAACACTTCGAATGTCGCAACATATTCAAATTCTTTATCCGCCTCAGCAAAAGGCTTATGTTCGATATTGGGATAACCAGCAACGCGTAACTTATTCGTTTCAACCCCTTCAGAGAATGAACGTTCTACAGCGTTGGTCAGCGCTTCATCACGCGCTTGAGCGCCATACTGTTGATGAACGAATTTGGCGGGGACTTTACCTGGACGGAAACCAGGCAATTTAGCAGTGCGCATCAATTGACCGATACGTTGGTTAATTTCATCCTCAATTGGTTTCATCGGCACGGTTACCGTCATGCGGCGTTCTAGTTTGCTGATGATTTCAACGGTTGCTGACATTTGTTGTGTTCCTTAACTCAAGAAATTGGTAGGTAAATTGGAATCCAAATTGATCGATCGTCTTAATTCGGACGTCATTGGGACCCACTAAATTATTAAAGGTTGCGATTATATCACAGGAGATTTTTTAGATAATCGGCTTTATTACAGTCTCACTAAGCGCTTAAAAGACACATAAAATGTATTAATAGACTAAAATACTCAGGTAAATATTTCATGGCTTAAACAAGGAGAACGATCATGACAAACGCAGTAACACTCAAAGGCAACTCAATCACCATCGGTGGAAACATCCCAACAGTAGGCCAGACTGCTCGTAATTTCGAGCTTGCCAATGCAAAACGTGAAACAGTGACCTTAGAAAACTATGCTGGAAAACGTAAAGTTCTAAATATTTTCCCGAGTATTGATACGCCAACCTGCGCAACTTCAGTCCGTGAATTTAACAAAAAGGCAGCCGCACTTAACAATACAGTCGTGCTTTGTATTTCAGCAGATTTGCCATTCGCGCAAAGCCGCTTTTGTGGTGCTGAAGGCATTGAAAACGTTATCGCACTGTCAAGCTTCCGTAACAACGCGCAATTTGCGACAAACTACGGCGTAGCGATTTTGGATAGCAGCTTAGCTGGTTTAACTGCACGTGCGGTCATTGTGCTAGATGAAGACAACAAGGTTTTACATAGCGAATTAGTTTCAGAAATCGCTAATGAGCCTAACTATGATGCGGCACTAGCTGTTCTTTAAGCTTTAACAAGCACAACAAAAAAGCCCGCAGATTGATGTGCGGGCTTTTTGTTATCCAAATTACTCACCAACTCTACTTTTCACTCATTTCCTGATAAACCGTATATTTTGCATTACTACCTTTTGCCTTTTCTACTGGATACTTAATGGCATTTAAGGCTATTTTTTCGTGAGCTGCTTTAATTAAATCGATGCCCGTCACCTCCGCCAATCGCAGCAAATACACAAAAGTATCAGCAAGCTCATGTGCTACCTCCTGGCGCTTCTCAGCGCTTAAGTCGTAGCTTTCCTGGATGGTGTCCCACTGAAAATGCTCCACCAATTCAGCAGCCTCAACAATCATCGCCATTGCAAGGTTCTTAGGTGAGTGAAATTGAGCCCAATCACGTTCATTTACGAAAGCATCAATTTTTTGACGCAATTCAGCCAAGCTATCCGCCATTATTTTTCCTTTCGATTCGATCCTGCCACTAGCTTAATTTCAAACAAACGGCACTCTAGAGGCCCGTTAAAGAGCGGTGTGCGTTTCGTCGGCGCTAGGCGCATCATTTTAGGCAGACGCATATCATTGGTGAGAAAATAAGCACTCCAGCCAGCGAAGTTGCGCTTCAAGGTCTCCCCCATTTTCGGGTAAAGCGCAGCTAATTCTTCGTCTTCACCGATACGCACCCCATAAGGTGGATTCGTCACCAGCACACCATCTCCTGCTGGCGCTGGCACTTGAGTAAACTCTAACTGCGCAATCTGTACGGCCTCTAACAATCCCGCTTGCTCTAAATTTTGCTTGGCCACACGCACGGCACGCAAATCCATATCACTACCGTAAATCTTAGAGAATTTAACTGGTTTAGCTTTTTTCCTAGCATCTTCACGCAAGCTATTCCAAAGTTTCGCGTCAAAATTCAGCAGCTTTTCAAAGCCAAAGCCACGATGACTGCCAGGTGCAATATTGAGGGCCATCATCGTCGCCTCTAGCAAGAAAGTACCACTACCGCACATTGGGTCTAGAAACGGCTGCCCTGGCTTCCAGCCAGAAAGCTTAATAATGCCAGCCGCTAAGTTCTCACGCAAAGGCGCTTCAATGCTGGCGCGACGCAAACCACGCTGATAAAGCGCATTGCCTGATGTATCCAAATAGAATTGATAGCTATCAGCCGCTAAATAAGCATGAATGCGCACATCTGGCTCTTTGGTATCAATATATGGGCGGCTTTTAACGGCCTGACGGAACTTATCACATACCGCGTCCTTAATACGCAGTGTTGCAAACTCTAGGCTCTTGAGCGGACATTTCACACCCGTCACCTTGACCATAAAGTTATTACTGACTTTAAACCAGCTTGGCCAATCGAGCTTGTAAGCAGCATTAAACAAATCATCTTCAGTCGCATACTTACCACTCGCCACGCGCCACATAATACGTGTCGCAATACGGCTTTCAAGATTAGCTTTGTAGCAAACAGCCAAATCACCGCTAAAACCCACCCCACCATCTGTGGCTTGAATGGCTTTTGCGCCAATACTGGCAAGCTCATCCGCCAATAAGGCTTCAAGACCGCGCGGGCAAGTGGCGAAAAAATTGTGCTGACTCATGTGTAATACTTTCTTTAAATTTACGCTTCGAATAAGAGGCGATTAGTAGTGCTTAAATTTTCATCTTTGAGTTTCTCAACAAACTCAAGAAACTCTATTTTGTGATGTTCTTGGAGGGCTTTTGCACGGACTCTTAAGGTTGACCATCTTAAATCGCGTGGTGGGCGTTTAAAGCCAAACACCACGATATTGCCTGGGCGTCCTGTGCGTAAAACCAATACACGGCCATGGAAACTTTGCTCAATGCGTTGCAAATAGATATCGAAGTTCTTATCTGAACCCCACAGATTAACCGCCATCATGCCATCTAATCGCAAGGACGCTTCACAAGTATCAAAAAAAGCTTGATTGTACATCTCGGGCGGAACCCCTTGGCTGTCAAAGATATCAAGCAAAAGCACATCAGCTGCACCGTTGTTTTCTTGGAGATAAACAACACCGTCGCCTTCGATTACTTCTAATCTATCGTCATCATCAGGCAAGTAAAAGTGGCTGCGTGCCACTTGAATAATACGCGGATTAATCTCAACAACTCGGGTTTGCATCTCAGGTAAAAAGTGGTGAATGTATTTTGGAATAGAACCACCGCCCAAACCGATCATCAACACCTCTTTAGGCTGCTTCATGAACAGCAAAAACATCATCATGCCACGTGAGTAAGCAAGCTCTAGCTCATCAGGCACTTTGACACGCATCGCACTTTGCACGGTTTCTGAACCAAGATATAGAGAGCGCACACCATCCATTTCGCTGACATCAACGCTCTCTTCACCAGTCATGCCTTTATGCACGGCTCTGGAGATTCTTCGTCCGAAACTTCTCATTTAAAGCACTTCCTCCACACCCTTGCTGTCATCAATCAGCACATCCGTCACCACGGGCGCTTCTTCCGCAGCCTTGAAGCGCGTATCGATTTCCATCATCAATGTATCAATACGCTTAATTTCTAATGTCACACGGGTGCCTACAGGCAATTCAGGCAAACTATGCACCTTGGTAATGTAAGGCATATGATCAAAACGCACTAAGTTTTCACGCCAAACCGTGGCTGAAATCTCCTGTACGTTTTCTTGTACCAAATACTGCAAGCACCAGAATCGCTCCATACGCGTTTGGAAATCGCCGTAAGCGTTATACGTTAAATCAAAATGCCGCATAATCATTGCAAGCTCATCGCTATTTTGCGGATAAGTTGGCTCATCCCCTTGCACCACGGCAATGATTTGGCGCTGATTCACTAAGTCGACTGCACGACGCAACGGGGAAGTGCTCCAAGCATATTGCGCCACACCCAAGCCTTGATGCGAATCAGCTTGCGTCGTCATATAAACCTTACCGCCATTTTGCGCACGATAAATCCCTGGTACTTGATGTTCAGCAAGCAAAGCACCCCATTGGCTGTTGGCTTCTATCATTAATTCAGCCACTAGCTTATCCATCGGTGAACCACGACGACGGCCGACGATGCGCACTTTGCCATCCTCAACATAAAAGTTGTAATCAATTTGAATTGGACGGTTTGGGTCATGCTTGCCACGCCCTTTTTCAAGCGATTCAGCCAAATTAAATAACAAAAAAAGCTTCGCCCAGTAAGGATGGCCGTTATCTTCAGCTAAGGTATCTTCGTTGAAGTAAGGTTCCAAAGTATCATGGCGCAGATTATCCGTCACATGAACTAGCTCTACTTTGCTATGGCGGTTGCTAATTGTTAAGTCCGCCGCCACATCTAAATACATCGAAAGTGCAGGCCTCCACTCTCCTTCGTTTAAGCTAAACGGCGTAATTGCAAACTCAGGCAACATGGTAATTTTGTTGCCCGGCATATACACGGTAGACAGGCGATGCAAGGCTACTTCATCTAAAGGCGTATGGGGCGCAATACCTAGCGCTGGGGCGGCAATATGGATGCCAACTCGGTGTGCACCATCGGGTAATGTTTGAATCGAAAAGGCATCGTCAATTTCAGTCGTCGTGCTGTCATCAATACTGAAAGCTTCCACTTCAGCAGGCGGTAAATCTTGCGACATATCAGTCAATGACAAGCCCTCCGCAAACTGAATGCCTTTAGGAAAGTACTCGCGCAAAAATGCACCCAAGTGATAATCGTGGTTAGATGCAATGCCACCAGCATAAGAAATCACTTGAATAGGATTCACATGAAGTTCAGCAGAAGCTTGTTCAACAGCTTTCCACTCCATGCTATTTTTATCAGGCTCATAAAGC from Candidatus Methylopumilus turicensis encodes the following:
- a CDS encoding THUMP domain-containing class I SAM-dependent RNA methyltransferase; this encodes MSQHNFFATCPRGLEALLADELASIGAKAIQATDGGVGFSGDLAVCYKANLESRIATRIMWRVASGKYATEDDLFNAAYKLDWPSWFKVSNNFMVKVTGVKCPLKSLEFATLRIKDAVCDKFRQAVKSRPYIDTKEPDVRIHAYLAADSYQFYLDTSGNALYQRGLRRASIEAPLRENLAAGIIKLSGWKPGQPFLDPMCGSGTFLLEATMMALNIAPGSHRGFGFEKLLNFDAKLWNSLREDARKKAKPVKFSKIYGSDMDLRAVRVAKQNLEQAGLLEAVQIAQLEFTQVPAPAGDGVLVTNPPYGVRIGEDEELAALYPKMGETLKRNFAGWSAYFLTNDMRLPKMMRLAPTKRTPLFNGPLECRLFEIKLVAGSNRKEK
- a CDS encoding polyamine aminopropyltransferase, giving the protein MRSFGRRISRAVHKGMTGEESVDVSEMDGVRSLYLGSETVQSAMRVKVPDELELAYSRGMMMFLLFMKQPKEVLMIGLGGGSIPKYIHHFLPEMQTRVVEINPRIIQVARSHFYLPDDDDRLEVIEGDGVVYLQENNGAADVLLLDIFDSQGVPPEMYNQAFFDTCEASLRLDGMMAVNLWGSDKNFDIYLQRIEQSFHGRVLVLRTGRPGNIVVFGFKRPPRDLRWSTLRVRAKALQEHHKIEFLEFVEKLKDENLSTTNRLLFEA
- a CDS encoding ribonuclease catalytic domain-containing protein — translated: MNVFFEEDGGFKVASVMSETAGALQVESASGKRSKIKAANVLLRFESALASFMEAANTEAECLEVPFLWECCGEPEFGFEELAKEYYGKAPSAIESAAVAMRLHSAPVYFYRKGKGRYKAAPPDTLKAALAALEKKRVQAEKIQLFVEQLKAKQMPEELALKLDMLLYEPDKNSMEWKAVEQASAELHVNPIQVISYAGGIASNHDYHLGAFLREYFPKGIQFAEGLSLTDMSQDLPPAEVEAFSIDDSTTTEIDDAFSIQTLPDGAHRVGIHIAAPALGIAPHTPLDEVALHRLSTVYMPGNKITMLPEFAITPFSLNEGEWRPALSMYLDVAADLTISNRHSKVELVHVTDNLRHDTLEPYFNEDTLAEDNGHPYWAKLFLLFNLAESLEKGRGKHDPNRPIQIDYNFYVEDGKVRIVGRRRGSPMDKLVAELMIEANSQWGALLAEHQVPGIYRAQNGGKVYMTTQADSHQGLGVAQYAWSTSPLRRAVDLVNQRQIIAVVQGDEPTYPQNSDELAMIMRHFDLTYNAYGDFQTRMERFWCLQYLVQENVQEISATVWRENLVRFDHMPYITKVHSLPELPVGTRVTLEIKRIDTLMMEIDTRFKAAEEAPVVTDVLIDDSKGVEEVL
- the tpx gene encoding thiol peroxidase; the encoded protein is MTNAVTLKGNSITIGGNIPTVGQTARNFELANAKRETVTLENYAGKRKVLNIFPSIDTPTCATSVREFNKKAAALNNTVVLCISADLPFAQSRFCGAEGIENVIALSSFRNNAQFATNYGVAILDSSLAGLTARAVIVLDEDNKVLHSELVSEIANEPNYDAALAVL
- a CDS encoding nucleotide pyrophosphohydrolase, yielding MADSLAELRQKIDAFVNERDWAQFHSPKNLAMAMIVEAAELVEHFQWDTIQESYDLSAEKRQEVAHELADTFVYLLRLAEVTGIDLIKAAHEKIALNAIKYPVEKAKGSNAKYTVYQEMSEK